A single Candidatus Brocadiia bacterium DNA region contains:
- the rplC gene encoding 50S ribosomal protein L3: MNGILAKKIGMTQVFREDGNIVPVTVLEAGPCPILQVKTAKNDGYNALQIGFDAKRKKNSNKALMGHFKKAGLADPSRYIREFRFPNGQVGQKEVEAYKIGDQVKVDIFEGAYKVTVTGISKGRGFMGMIVKWNKHRGPESHGSMQMRAPGSIGSDTRLTHIRPGKHMPGHYGVDTITVENLEVVKIDKDRNLMYVRGAVPGANNGLIEVYKTDIIKKVPVVTKSKKAAEQRKKR, translated from the coding sequence ATAAACGGAATTCTTGCCAAGAAAATCGGAATGACCCAGGTGTTCAGGGAAGACGGTAACATCGTGCCGGTAACCGTGCTGGAAGCCGGTCCCTGTCCGATTCTGCAGGTCAAGACCGCCAAGAATGACGGTTATAATGCCTTGCAAATCGGATTTGATGCCAAGCGCAAGAAGAATTCCAACAAGGCTTTGATGGGCCATTTCAAGAAAGCCGGGTTGGCTGACCCGTCCAGATATATCCGTGAATTCAGGTTCCCGAACGGCCAGGTCGGCCAGAAGGAAGTTGAAGCATATAAGATAGGCGACCAGGTCAAAGTCGATATTTTTGAAGGGGCTTATAAAGTTACTGTAACCGGGATAAGCAAAGGCCGCGGTTTTATGGGTATGATTGTTAAATGGAACAAGCACCGCGGTCCGGAATCGCACGGTTCGATGCAGATGCGGGCGCCCGGCTCGATCGGTTCCGATACGCGTTTGACCCACATCCGCCCGGGCAAGCATATGCCGGGTCATTATGGAGTGGATACGATAACAGTGGAGAATCTGGAAGTAGTCAAGATAGACAAGGATCGCAACCTGATGTACGTCAGGGGCGCGGTGCCCGGGGCCAATAACGGCTTAATCGAGGTTTATAAGACCGATATTATCAAGAAGGTGCCGGTCGTAACCAAGTCCAAGAAGGCAGCCGAACAGAGAAAGAAAAGATAA
- the rpsJ gene encoding 30S ribosomal protein S10 — protein sequence MTSLKLKMRVKIEGYDHRTVDQAVVNIVDTAKRSGAKLKGPIPLPTKIERYTVLRSPHVDKKSREQFEIRTHKRLIDIIEPSPKTIDALRNLNLPAGVEIRIKL from the coding sequence ATGACATCATTGAAATTGAAGATGAGGGTTAAAATAGAGGGCTACGACCACCGGACGGTGGACCAGGCCGTGGTTAATATCGTGGATACGGCCAAGCGGTCCGGGGCCAAGCTCAAAGGTCCGATTCCGCTGCCGACCAAGATAGAACGTTATACCGTATTAAGGTCGCCCCACGTTGATAAGAAATCGCGCGAGCAGTTTGAAATCCGGACGCATAAGCGCCTGATTGATATTATCGAGCCGTCGCCCAAGACGATAGATGCATTGAGGAATCTTAATCTGCCGGCCGGCGTGGAAATAAGGATCAAGTTATAA